The Nitrospira sp. genome contains a region encoding:
- a CDS encoding PAS domain S-box protein, whose amino-acid sequence MKTIKPIGDVPDVTALTEIPANILLVDDDPSILIAMEALLEGPGRTILTAQTGQDALRRLLRHDCAVIILDVRMPQMDGLELAKLIRQRERLRFTPIIFLSGVDTMDADVVRGLSSGAVDYLVKPVLPEILRHKVDAFVELFQLREWAKQQVERQSEERFRLLVEGIEDYAIVLLDPDGKVATWNRGAERLTGYQGEEILGQPYSCFYPSEDVLSRQPEHDLNKAMDAVTGQAARVEIDRQMVKKSGARFIANVMVTALRDERAALQAYAVVIRDVTERKRAEQATARLAAIVTSSTDAILSKSLDGIITTWNSGAERLFGYRSEEVIGTSVTRLLFPDRAQEETQILDSIRRGERVEQRETVRRHKNGHPIEVSLTVSPIMDASGTIFGASSIARDIKDRKRFERALREANKELEAFSYSVSHDLRAPLRSIDGFAKVLVEDFGPSLPPEAQRCLGIIQKSAGRMGELIDDLLEFSRLSRSELERHAVDTERLIREVWFDLRRQDQERTVELILGNLPKCWADRRLIKQVWVNLLSNALKYSRPRQEPRIEIGWQDDEQQPDDVVYWIRDNGVGFDQQYVGKLFGVFQRLHRADEFEGTGVGLALVDRIVQRHGGRVWAEGRLNEGATFYFTLERVQEHDSTGRHLGLVGRG is encoded by the coding sequence ATGAAAACGATCAAGCCGATTGGGGATGTGCCCGATGTCACGGCGCTGACGGAGATCCCCGCCAATATTCTTCTCGTCGATGACGACCCGAGCATCCTGATCGCCATGGAAGCGCTTCTTGAAGGCCCCGGCCGCACCATCCTCACGGCACAAACGGGCCAAGATGCCTTGCGGCGGCTGTTACGCCATGATTGTGCGGTCATTATTCTCGATGTGCGGATGCCTCAGATGGATGGTCTGGAATTGGCCAAGTTGATCAGGCAGCGGGAGCGGTTGCGCTTCACGCCCATCATCTTTCTTTCGGGCGTCGACACCATGGATGCGGATGTGGTGCGAGGACTTTCAAGCGGAGCCGTGGACTATTTGGTCAAGCCGGTCTTGCCCGAGATTCTTCGGCACAAAGTGGACGCGTTCGTCGAGTTGTTTCAGCTTCGTGAATGGGCCAAACAACAGGTCGAGCGGCAGAGCGAGGAACGATTTCGCCTGTTGGTCGAGGGTATAGAGGATTACGCGATTGTCCTGCTGGACCCAGACGGCAAGGTCGCCACCTGGAATCGGGGAGCCGAGCGCCTGACGGGCTATCAAGGCGAAGAGATTCTTGGTCAGCCGTACTCTTGCTTTTATCCGTCCGAAGATGTCCTCTCGCGTCAACCTGAGCACGACTTGAATAAGGCGATGGATGCGGTGACGGGACAAGCGGCGCGGGTGGAGATCGATCGCCAAATGGTGAAGAAAAGCGGCGCGCGGTTCATCGCGAATGTCATGGTGACCGCCCTCAGGGACGAAAGGGCAGCATTGCAGGCCTACGCCGTCGTCATCCGCGACGTGACGGAACGCAAACGCGCCGAGCAGGCGACGGCCCGCCTCGCTGCGATCGTCACGTCTTCCACCGATGCCATCCTCAGCAAGAGTCTTGACGGCATCATCACCACCTGGAACAGCGGCGCCGAACGGCTGTTCGGGTACCGCTCGGAGGAAGTGATCGGGACTTCGGTGACCCGATTGCTGTTTCCTGATCGTGCTCAGGAGGAGACCCAAATTCTGGACAGCATTCGACGGGGCGAACGTGTCGAACAACGCGAAACCGTGCGCAGGCATAAGAACGGGCACCCGATCGAGGTCTCGCTGACGGTGTCGCCGATCATGGATGCTTCGGGGACGATTTTCGGCGCATCGTCCATCGCGCGCGATATCAAAGATCGAAAGCGATTCGAGCGTGCGCTGCGTGAGGCCAACAAGGAATTGGAAGCATTCAGCTATTCCGTCTCACACGACCTGCGCGCTCCGTTACGGTCAATCGATGGTTTCGCCAAAGTGCTGGTTGAAGATTTCGGTCCGTCATTGCCTCCGGAAGCACAACGATGTCTGGGCATCATTCAAAAAAGCGCCGGTCGCATGGGCGAGCTGATCGACGATCTTCTGGAGTTTTCACGGCTCTCGCGGTCCGAACTCGAGCGACATGCGGTGGATACTGAGCGTCTCATTCGAGAGGTCTGGTTTGACTTGCGCCGCCAGGATCAAGAGCGGACCGTGGAATTGATCTTGGGAAATTTGCCGAAATGTTGGGCCGATCGCCGGCTGATCAAGCAGGTCTGGGTCAATCTTCTCTCCAATGCCTTGAAGTATTCCCGCCCGCGCCAGGAACCCCGCATCGAGATCGGATGGCAGGACGACGAACAGCAGCCGGATGACGTGGTGTATTGGATTCGAGACAACGGCGTCGGATTCGATCAGCAATATGTGGGCAAGCTCTTCGGTGTATTTCAACGGCTGCATCGGGCTGATGAGTTCGAGGGGACGGGTGTGGGGCTGGCGCTCGTAGACCGGATCGTTCAGCGCCACGGAGGACGGGTCTGGGCTGAAGGACGGCTGAACGAGGGAGCGACGTTTTATTTCACGCTTGAAAGGGTACAGGAACATGATAGTACCGGAAGACATCTCGGTCTTGTTGGTCGAGGATAA
- a CDS encoding HAMP domain-containing protein — MSMVKRSLVKEDLDPKVLLQVLKSVRRGDFTAQVPVEWTGIGGKIADELNAIIEHNGKIIDEIKRVSHVVGKKGRLSERVSIPDATGAWKSEIEAFNGLINDLVRPMNEMARVIGGVAKGDLTQTVALETEDHHLKGEFLKTARTVNEMVRQLDAFAAEVTRVAREVGTEGKLGGQAVVPGVAGTWKDLTENVNSMASNLTNQVRNIADVTIAVASGDLSKKITADVRGEILQLKEAINTMVDQLRSFGAEVTRVAREVGTEGKLGGQAVVPGVAGTWKDLTDSVNAMASNLTGQVRNIADVTTAVANGDLSKKITVDVRGEILQLKDTINTMVDQLRSFAAEVTRVAREVGTEGKLGGQATVPGVAGTWKDLTENVNSMASNLTNQVRNIADVTTAVANGDLSKKITADVRGEILQLKEAINTMVDQLRSFGAEVTRVAREVGTEGKLGGQAQVRDVSGVWKDLTESVNLMGGNLTAQVRNIADVTIAVANGDLSKKITVDVRGEILQLKEAINTMVDQLRSFAAEVTRVAREVGTEGKLGGQATVPGVAGTWKDLTEGVNSMASNLTGQVRNIAEVTIAVANGDLSKKITVDVHGEILQLKEAINTMVDQLRSFAAEVTRVAREVGTEGKLGGQATVPGVAGTWKDLTDSVNSMASNLTGQVRNIAEVTFAVASGDLSKKITADVRGEILQLKEAINTMVDQLRSFGAEVTRVAREVGTEGKLGGQAVVPGVAGTWKDLTDNVNAMASNLTVQLRDMSKVATAIANGDLTRKVTVEVRGEILQIKDVINRMVDQLGGFASEVTRVAREVGTEGKLGGQAAVPGVAGTWKDLTESVNLLAANLTTQVRAIAEVATAVTQGDLSRSIQVQARGEVAELKDNINAMIRTLRATTDQNTEQDWLKTNLAKFTRMMQGQRDLVTVGQMLLSELTQLVNAQYGVVYQMQTIDGASVLKPLASFASDRPLKSVCDASEGNGLVGQCALEKRRLLLTDIPPNYVTIRSGLGEAVPRTLVVLPVLFEGQTKAVIELASLSEFTPTHLALIGQLTETIGVVVNTIEATMRTEGLLQQSQKLAGELQTQQRELQQTNEELANKAQQLAEQNAEVERKNREIEQARHALEEKAGELALASKYKSEFLANMSHELRTPLNSILILAQQLGDNPQHNLTMKQVEFSKNIHAAGADLLNLISDILDLSKIESGTVTVEPEQVSFVKVREAVERSFRHVAESRHLAFNVDIDSTLPRGMVTDFKRLQQVLKNLLSNAFKFTSQGNVTFRIRRATTGWTLDHHILTSVPSVIAFEVQDTGIGIPQEKQKIVFEAFQQAEAGTSRRYGGTGLGLAISRELAMLLGGEIRLNSVPDEGSTFTLYLPEMYMGDAVSSVRVTPRMNQPAASLVQQVLVQQAERFDDIPDDRETLVPGEPTILIVEDDAHYARVLLGLAREKGFKGIVTAHGRLALSLARQYNPVAVTLDIFLPDMLGWTVLSHLKQDPETRHIPVQILSVEEERIHGLGHGAYAYILKPLTTQGLGDAFDRLVTFAQLRRKKLLLVEDNEIERKSLALLLGHDDVDITTAANGAQAWEALTQQSFDCVVLDLRLPDMSGFDILERIRQEASLQNMPVIVFTGKELSQDEELRLRDLSQSIVLKGVQSPERLLDEATLFLHLLTAQLPPEKREMLERVRRSDDSLIGKKILVVDDDVRNIFALTSLLELHGMAVTSCETGREAIQRVESDSDLDMVLMDIMMPEMDGYETMRTIRSNPAHRLLPILALTAKAMKGDRERCLHAGASDYIAKPVNTDELLSLMRIWLFGKKKVVR; from the coding sequence ATGTCCATGGTGAAACGCTCACTCGTTAAGGAAGATCTGGACCCGAAAGTCCTTTTGCAGGTCTTGAAGTCCGTGAGAAGAGGAGATTTCACGGCGCAGGTGCCCGTTGAGTGGACAGGGATCGGCGGTAAGATAGCCGACGAACTGAACGCCATCATTGAGCATAACGGAAAAATCATCGACGAGATCAAGCGAGTCAGTCATGTCGTCGGTAAAAAGGGCCGACTTTCCGAACGGGTGTCTATTCCTGACGCGACCGGTGCGTGGAAGTCGGAGATCGAAGCCTTCAACGGGCTGATCAACGACCTTGTTCGCCCCATGAATGAAATGGCGCGCGTGATCGGTGGTGTGGCAAAGGGAGATCTGACACAAACTGTCGCGTTAGAAACGGAAGATCATCATCTTAAAGGCGAATTCCTCAAGACCGCCAGAACCGTCAATGAAATGGTCCGTCAGCTCGATGCCTTCGCCGCGGAAGTCACGCGGGTGGCGCGGGAGGTCGGCACGGAAGGGAAATTGGGTGGGCAGGCGGTCGTGCCGGGCGTCGCCGGGACCTGGAAGGACCTGACGGAGAACGTCAATTCGATGGCGAGCAATCTGACGAACCAGGTGCGGAATATCGCAGACGTCACGATCGCGGTAGCCAGCGGCGACCTGTCGAAAAAGATCACGGCCGACGTGCGGGGGGAGATCCTCCAGCTCAAAGAAGCGATCAACACGATGGTGGACCAGTTGCGCAGTTTCGGGGCGGAAGTCACCCGAGTGGCGCGGGAGGTCGGCACGGAAGGGAAATTGGGCGGACAGGCGGTCGTGCCGGGCGTCGCCGGAACGTGGAAGGACTTGACCGACAGTGTCAATGCCATGGCCAGCAACCTCACCGGTCAAGTGCGGAATATTGCGGACGTCACCACGGCGGTGGCGAACGGCGACTTGTCGAAAAAGATCACCGTCGATGTGCGCGGGGAAATTCTTCAGCTCAAGGACACGATCAACACGATGGTGGACCAGTTGCGGAGCTTCGCCGCGGAAGTCACGCGGGTGGCGCGGGAGGTCGGCACGGAAGGGAAATTGGGCGGACAGGCGACTGTGCCGGGTGTCGCCGGGACCTGGAAGGACCTGACGGAAAACGTCAATTCGATGGCGAGCAATCTGACGAACCAGGTGCGGAATATCGCGGACGTCACCACGGCGGTGGCGAACGGCGACTTGTCGAAAAAGATCACGGCCGACGTGCGGGGGGAGATCCTCCAGCTCAAAGAAGCGATCAACACGATGGTGGACCAGTTGCGCAGTTTCGGGGCGGAAGTCACCCGGGTGGCGCGGGAGGTCGGCACGGAAGGGAAATTGGGCGGGCAGGCGCAGGTTCGCGACGTGAGCGGTGTGTGGAAGGACCTGACCGAAAGCGTCAATCTGATGGGAGGAAATCTCACCGCGCAGGTCAGAAATATCGCGGACGTGACGATTGCGGTGGCCAATGGCGATCTGTCCAAAAAGATTACCGTCGACGTGCGCGGAGAAATTCTCCAGCTCAAAGAAGCGATCAACACGATGGTGGACCAGCTGCGCAGCTTCGCCGCGGAAGTCACGCGGGTGGCGCGGGAGGTCGGCACGGAAGGCAAGCTGGGCGGGCAGGCGACCGTGCCGGGTGTGGCCGGCACGTGGAAGGATTTGACCGAAGGCGTGAATTCGATGGCCAGCAATCTGACCGGGCAGGTGCGGAACATCGCCGAGGTGACGATTGCCGTGGCCAACGGCGACCTGTCGAAAAAGATCACCGTCGACGTTCACGGGGAAATTCTCCAGCTCAAAGAAGCGATCAACACGATGGTGGACCAGCTGCGCAGCTTCGCCGCGGAAGTCACGCGGGTGGCGCGGGAGGTCGGCACGGAAGGCAAGTTGGGCGGGCAGGCGACCGTTCCGGGGGTCGCCGGCACATGGAAGGATTTGACCGACAGCGTGAATTCGATGGCCAGCAATCTGACCGGGCAGGTGCGGAACATCGCCGAGGTGACTTTTGCCGTCGCCAGCGGCGACCTGTCGAAAAAGATCACAGCCGACGTGCGCGGGGAAATTCTCCAGCTCAAAGAAGCGATCAACACGATGGTGGACCAGCTGCGGAGCTTCGGGGCGGAAGTGACCCGCGTCGCCAGGGAAGTCGGGACAGAAGGCAAGTTGGGCGGGCAGGCGGTGGTGCCGGGCGTGGCCGGCACCTGGAAGGACTTGACCGATAACGTCAACGCGATGGCCAGCAACTTGACCGTGCAGCTGAGGGACATGTCCAAAGTCGCGACGGCGATCGCCAACGGCGACCTGACCCGCAAGGTCACCGTTGAGGTGCGGGGAGAAATTCTGCAGATCAAGGACGTCATCAATCGCATGGTCGATCAGCTCGGCGGATTCGCCTCGGAAGTCACGCGGGTGGCGCGCGAGGTCGGCACGGAAGGCAAGTTGGGCGGGCAAGCGGCTGTTCCCGGCGTGGCCGGCACGTGGAAGGACTTAACGGAAAGCGTCAACCTTCTGGCCGCCAATCTGACGACGCAGGTCCGAGCCATTGCGGAAGTCGCAACTGCGGTGACGCAAGGAGACCTCAGTCGGTCCATCCAAGTTCAGGCCCGTGGAGAAGTGGCGGAGTTGAAGGACAATATCAACGCGATGATTCGAACGTTGCGCGCCACCACCGATCAAAATACGGAGCAAGATTGGCTGAAAACCAATTTGGCCAAGTTTACCCGCATGATGCAAGGACAACGGGATCTGGTGACGGTCGGGCAGATGTTATTGTCGGAGTTGACTCAATTGGTGAACGCCCAGTACGGCGTCGTGTATCAGATGCAAACAATAGACGGCGCGTCGGTGCTGAAACCGTTGGCGAGTTTCGCGTCCGATCGCCCGCTGAAATCGGTCTGCGACGCCTCCGAGGGGAATGGACTGGTGGGCCAGTGCGCCCTTGAAAAACGACGGTTGCTGCTGACGGATATTCCCCCAAACTATGTGACCATCCGTTCCGGGTTGGGGGAGGCGGTACCACGGACGTTGGTCGTGTTGCCTGTGTTGTTCGAGGGGCAGACCAAGGCGGTGATCGAGTTGGCATCCCTTTCGGAGTTTACGCCGACCCACCTGGCGCTGATCGGACAATTGACGGAGACCATCGGGGTAGTCGTGAATACGATCGAAGCCACGATGAGAACCGAGGGATTGCTGCAACAATCGCAAAAGTTGGCAGGTGAGCTGCAGACGCAGCAGCGCGAGTTGCAGCAGACCAACGAGGAGCTGGCCAATAAGGCACAACAATTGGCTGAGCAGAACGCCGAAGTGGAGCGCAAGAACCGCGAGATTGAACAAGCCAGGCACGCGCTGGAGGAAAAAGCGGGCGAACTTGCCCTCGCCTCGAAGTATAAGTCGGAGTTTCTTGCCAATATGTCGCATGAGTTGAGAACGCCCCTTAACAGCATCCTCATCCTGGCGCAGCAGCTCGGCGACAATCCTCAGCACAATCTCACGATGAAGCAGGTGGAATTTTCAAAGAATATTCATGCGGCCGGCGCCGATTTGCTCAACCTCATCAGTGATATTCTCGACCTCTCGAAGATCGAATCGGGCACCGTCACGGTGGAGCCCGAACAGGTGTCGTTCGTGAAAGTTCGCGAAGCCGTGGAGCGGAGCTTCAGGCACGTGGCGGAGTCCCGGCATTTGGCGTTCAATGTGGACATCGACTCGACGCTACCGCGGGGCATGGTCACCGATTTCAAACGGTTGCAGCAGGTGTTGAAGAATCTGCTGTCCAATGCGTTCAAATTCACTTCGCAGGGAAATGTGACCTTCCGAATCAGGCGGGCGACAACGGGGTGGACCCTCGATCATCATATTCTCACGAGCGTTCCTTCCGTAATCGCGTTCGAGGTGCAAGACACCGGCATCGGCATCCCGCAAGAAAAACAAAAGATCGTCTTTGAGGCCTTTCAGCAAGCCGAAGCCGGCACGAGCCGGCGGTACGGAGGCACCGGTCTCGGTCTTGCGATCAGCCGTGAATTGGCCATGCTCCTTGGGGGTGAAATCAGACTCAACAGTGTGCCCGATGAAGGCAGCACCTTTACGTTGTACCTGCCGGAAATGTACATGGGAGATGCGGTAAGCTCGGTCCGTGTGACTCCCCGAATGAATCAACCGGCCGCCTCGCTGGTACAACAAGTCTTGGTCCAACAGGCCGAGCGATTCGACGACATCCCCGATGACCGCGAAACCCTGGTGCCCGGCGAACCGACCATCCTGATCGTAGAAGACGACGCGCACTACGCGAGAGTCTTGCTCGGTTTGGCCCGAGAGAAAGGCTTCAAGGGTATCGTCACCGCCCACGGACGGTTGGCGCTCTCGTTAGCGCGCCAGTACAATCCGGTCGCCGTCACGCTCGATATCTTTCTTCCCGACATGTTGGGGTGGACGGTGCTGAGCCATCTGAAACAGGATCCGGAGACGCGTCATATCCCGGTTCAGATTCTGAGTGTCGAGGAAGAACGGATACACGGCCTGGGCCATGGCGCCTATGCCTATATTCTGAAACCGCTCACGACGCAAGGCTTGGGGGATGCCTTCGATCGGTTGGTGACGTTTGCGCAGTTGCGCCGCAAGAAGTTGTTGCTGGTGGAGGACAATGAGATCGAGCGGAAGAGTTTGGCGCTGCTCCTCGGGCACGACGATGTGGATATCACGACGGCCGCCAATGGAGCTCAGGCATGGGAGGCGCTCACCCAACAATCGTTCGACTGCGTCGTGCTCGATTTACGGCTGCCGGACATGTCGGGATTCGATATCCTTGAGCGGATCCGCCAGGAAGCCTCATTGCAGAATATGCCGGTCATCGTGTTTACCGGGAAGGAACTGAGCCAGGATGAAGAACTGCGCCTTCGAGACCTCTCCCAAAGCATCGTGCTCAAAGGCGTTCAGTCGCCTGAACGGCTCTTGGACGAAGCCACGCTCTTTCTGCATCTCCTCACGGCACAATTGCCGCCTGAAAAGAGGGAGATGCTCGAACGGGTCCGCCGGAGCGACGACTCCCTCATTGGAAAAAAGATTTTAGTCGTGGATGACGATGTGCGGAACATTTTCGCCCTGACGAGTCTGCTCGAGTTGCACGGCATGGCGGTCACGAGTTGTGAAACGGGTCGTGAGGCCATCCAACGGGTCGAATCGGATTCCGATCTCGACATGGTGCTCATGGATATCATGATGCCTGAGATGGACGGCTATGAAACCATGCGCACGATACGGAGCAATCCCGCCCATCGATTGCTCCCGATCCTGGCCTTGACGGCGAAGGCCATGAAGGGAGATCGGGAGCGCTGTTTGCACGCGGGAGCCTCCGATTACATCGCCAAGCCGGTCAACACGGACGAGTTGTTGTCGCTCATGCGCATTTGGCTCTTTGGAAAGAAAAAAGTGGTGCGCTGA
- a CDS encoding response regulator encodes MTDRPQPSTQHSKDFLIGGGEMGERMRAFDFSTTPLGPVSAWPQSLRSAVSICLNSRFPIVLYWGKEFVSLYNDAYISIWGEKHPWALGKPFEVAWADIWDALGPMLRRVMETGIPSWSDDQLLVMQRHGYVEETYFTFSFGAGRDEQGEVAGIFCAVAETTQRVLHERRLAVLRELTADAKSPQEAATLAAQILDGQVDIPFALVYLLEQEGRTARLAAHTGIPSNSCAAPPVVDMAIDDAGTWPLALAVTAGAPTIVTDLARRFGPLPGRPWPEPSHTAMVWPLEKSGQSECAGLLILGVSPRRRLDESYQRYFELVAGHVATMLANGRAYEDEKKRAEALAEIDRAKTAFFSNVSHELRTPLTLMLGPLEDLKAQFGRSTSSLDASQYQQIDLVHRNGLRLLKLVNTLLDFSRIEAGRAQVVYEETDLAAFTIDLASVFRSTIEKAGLSLIVDCLPLPEPVFVDRDMWEKIVLNLLSNAFKFTFSGEIEIALRPSGKHVELSIRDTGTGIPDDQLGKIFERFHRVAGSQGRTHEGTGIGLALVQELARLHGGSVSVDSAYGKGSTFRVFIPLGKSHLPYKHIVAARGKTSTALGATPFVEEAVRWLPSEEVPESGVQNAELAIGSDFSPSSLIARSRVLLADDNADMREYVSRLLQSRFEVQTVADGQAALEAARANPPELVLTDIMMPRLDGFGLLRALRDDPATKTIPVILLSARAGEESRVEGLEQGADDYLIKPFSAGELVARVETHVKLARMRRQAMALFHESEVRFRNFADTAPAMLWVTESDGCCSFLSRGWYEYTGQTETEGLGAGWLKAVHPGDREESERIFLDAIRRHVPFTLDYRLRRSDGEYRWCIDTGRPRFDDQGTFLGHVGSVMDITERKLVEEEFHRLNTELEVRVRERTKELEASQERLRALATELNLTEQRERKRVAEELHDHLQQTLVLGKLKVGQAKRLTLGMPALAKIMEETDAVFSDSLRYTRTLVTELSPPVLRDNGFAAGLKWLGESMREKHGLTVTVAVPNNNPLRLSQDQMLLLFQSVRELLFNSWKYAGTGKATVLLEDSDGALTITVSDEGAGFEPAADTSHGHASSKFGLFSVRERMKALGGSFEIHSARGRGTKATLVLPLVR; translated from the coding sequence GTGACTGACAGGCCCCAGCCATCGACACAACACTCAAAAGATTTTCTCATCGGCGGCGGTGAGATGGGCGAGCGGATGCGCGCCTTCGACTTCTCTACGACGCCATTGGGACCTGTCTCTGCTTGGCCTCAAAGCTTGCGCTCCGCCGTGAGTATCTGCCTGAACAGCCGTTTTCCCATCGTCCTTTATTGGGGCAAAGAATTCGTCTCGCTCTACAACGATGCCTATATATCCATTTGGGGAGAAAAGCATCCGTGGGCGCTGGGTAAGCCGTTTGAAGTGGCTTGGGCCGACATCTGGGACGCATTGGGGCCCATGCTCAGAAGAGTCATGGAGACCGGGATTCCGTCCTGGTCCGACGATCAACTGCTCGTCATGCAGAGACATGGCTATGTAGAAGAGACCTATTTCACCTTTTCCTTTGGGGCAGGTCGAGACGAACAAGGGGAGGTCGCCGGTATCTTTTGCGCCGTGGCCGAGACGACGCAGCGCGTGCTCCATGAACGCCGTCTCGCCGTTTTGAGAGAGTTGACCGCTGATGCGAAAAGCCCGCAGGAGGCTGCTACGCTGGCTGCGCAGATCCTCGACGGACAGGTCGACATCCCATTTGCATTGGTCTATCTATTGGAGCAAGAGGGCCGAACTGCGCGGCTCGCCGCCCACACCGGAATTCCGTCCAACAGTTGTGCTGCGCCGCCGGTCGTGGATATGGCCATCGACGATGCCGGTACGTGGCCGTTGGCGCTGGCCGTCACGGCCGGCGCGCCGACGATTGTGACGGACTTGGCCCGGCGATTCGGTCCGCTGCCGGGGCGACCATGGCCTGAACCTTCGCATACCGCCATGGTGTGGCCGCTTGAAAAATCAGGACAATCGGAGTGTGCGGGGCTGCTCATCCTCGGCGTCAGCCCGCGACGGCGGCTCGATGAGTCGTATCAGCGGTATTTCGAACTGGTCGCGGGCCACGTCGCAACCATGCTCGCCAACGGCCGCGCCTACGAAGATGAGAAGAAACGCGCCGAAGCATTGGCCGAGATCGACCGCGCCAAGACCGCATTCTTTTCGAACGTGAGCCACGAATTGCGCACGCCGCTCACGCTGATGCTCGGACCACTGGAAGATTTGAAAGCTCAGTTTGGCCGCTCAACGTCCTCGCTCGACGCCTCGCAGTATCAACAGATTGATTTGGTTCATCGCAACGGCCTGCGTCTCCTCAAACTGGTCAACACCCTGCTGGATTTTTCACGCATCGAAGCCGGCCGGGCGCAGGTGGTGTATGAAGAGACGGACCTCGCCGCGTTCACGATCGACCTGGCGAGCGTGTTTCGCTCCACCATCGAGAAGGCCGGTTTATCGCTGATTGTCGATTGTCTTCCCCTACCGGAGCCTGTGTTTGTGGATCGCGACATGTGGGAAAAGATCGTCCTGAACCTCTTGTCGAATGCCTTCAAGTTCACGTTCAGCGGCGAGATCGAGATCGCGCTGCGACCAAGCGGAAAACATGTGGAACTTTCCATTCGCGATACAGGAACAGGCATTCCGGACGACCAACTCGGAAAGATCTTCGAACGGTTCCATCGCGTCGCGGGCTCACAAGGCCGTACCCACGAAGGCACGGGTATCGGTCTGGCGCTCGTGCAGGAGCTGGCGCGACTTCATGGCGGCTCCGTCTCTGTAGACAGCGCCTATGGGAAGGGAAGCACGTTCCGGGTGTTCATTCCCCTGGGCAAGAGCCATCTGCCGTACAAACATATCGTCGCCGCTCGAGGCAAGACATCGACTGCGTTGGGCGCCACGCCTTTCGTGGAAGAAGCCGTGCGCTGGCTGCCATCCGAGGAAGTGCCTGAGTCTGGAGTTCAGAATGCTGAGCTCGCGATCGGGTCTGACTTCTCTCCCTCATCACTCATCGCTCGTTCGCGCGTCCTTCTGGCCGACGACAATGCCGACATGCGGGAGTACGTGAGCCGATTGCTGCAGAGCCGATTCGAAGTACAAACGGTTGCCGATGGACAGGCCGCATTGGAGGCGGCGCGTGCCAATCCGCCGGAGCTGGTCCTTACCGACATTATGATGCCTCGGCTCGATGGCTTCGGTTTGCTCCGTGCGTTGCGCGATGATCCGGCGACCAAGACCATTCCGGTCATTCTTCTGTCGGCGAGAGCCGGCGAGGAATCCCGTGTTGAGGGTTTAGAGCAGGGCGCGGACGACTATCTCATCAAACCTTTCAGCGCCGGAGAGTTAGTAGCGCGCGTCGAGACGCATGTCAAACTGGCCCGCATGCGGCGGCAAGCCATGGCGTTGTTTCACGAAAGCGAAGTGCGTTTTCGAAATTTCGCCGATACCGCGCCGGCCATGCTGTGGGTCACCGAATCCGACGGCTGCTGTTCGTTCCTTTCGCGTGGATGGTACGAATATACGGGACAAACCGAAACGGAAGGACTCGGAGCCGGCTGGTTGAAGGCCGTACATCCCGGCGATCGTGAAGAATCCGAGCGTATCTTTCTGGACGCGATTCGCAGGCACGTGCCGTTCACCCTGGATTATCGGCTCCGCCGGTCCGATGGCGAATATCGCTGGTGCATCGACACCGGCCGGCCGCGCTTCGATGATCAGGGTACGTTTCTCGGCCATGTCGGCTCGGTCATGGACATCACTGAGCGGAAGCTGGTCGAAGAGGAGTTCCATCGATTGAATACCGAGCTGGAGGTCCGCGTACGGGAACGCACGAAGGAGCTGGAAGCCTCGCAAGAACGGCTGCGTGCGCTGGCCACGGAGTTGAACCTTACAGAGCAACGCGAGCGGAAGAGGGTGGCGGAGGAACTTCACGACCATTTGCAGCAGACGTTGGTGCTGGGGAAGTTGAAAGTCGGGCAAGCCAAACGGTTGACACTCGGGATGCCGGCTCTCGCGAAGATCATGGAAGAAACGGACGCCGTGTTTTCCGACTCGCTGCGCTATACCCGGACTCTCGTCACGGAACTGAGTCCGCCGGTGCTGCGCGATAATGGATTCGCGGCCGGTCTGAAGTGGCTGGGAGAATCCATGCGAGAGAAACACGGCCTGACGGTGACGGTCGCTGTGCCCAACAACAATCCCCTCCGGTTGTCGCAAGATCAGATGCTGCTGTTGTTCCAGTCGGTTCGCGAGCTGCTGTTCAATTCCTGGAAATATGCCGGGACGGGAAAGGCGACCGTCTTGCTAGAGGACAGCGACGGAGCGCTGACGATTACGGTCAGCGACGAGGGGGCGGGTTTCGAGCCGGCTGCCGACACATCACATGGCCATGCATCGTCAAAGTTCGGGCTGTTCAGTGTGCGAGAGCGAATGAAAGCGCTTGGTGGAAGTTTTGAGATCCACTCAGCTCGAGGCCGGGGCACCAAGGCGACTCTGGTGCTTCCGCTGGTTCGCTAA